One Candidatus Ornithobacterium hominis genomic region harbors:
- the polA gene encoding DNA polymerase I: MLTPDKDKRLFLLDAYALIFRGYYAFIKNPIINSKGQDTSAIMGFMNSLLDLLRREKPTHLAVVFDVGEIQTLRHDYFPEYKANRNETPEGICTAVPYIQEILNAMHIPVLFAAGYEADDVIGTLSRKAEKQGYITYMMTPDKDYAQLVTDKVKMYKPASRGGGVEVWGIEEVKKKFGVDRPEQVVDYLGMMGDSVDNIPGIPGVGAKTAQKFIKEYGSLEGLYENIAKLRGKLKQNVMENRELAFLSKKLAKIITDAPVDFIEEKYTVDVPDFDKVKEIFAELEFRRLLENIYKTYDVEDKTASESLHAQISIFDDEGEEAVKDKIFTDISTTKHHYQLVDSDLPIKLLIQNLEKQKQICVDCETTAIKALEAELVGIAFSYEGGKGYYVKFPEDFEQAKALAQKFKPILENPSILKIGQNLKYDMKVLSQYGLQISAPIFDTMVAHYVINPDMRHNLDVLAETYLNYKTVKIEALIGKKGKNQKSFKEVDLDTQTEYAVEDTDVTLQLKEIFSHKLNEVKKGEALLQEVEFPLVHVLAGMEQEGISLDTNVLENLSQELETDLAKLEKQIFSDAGHEFNINSPKQLGEILFDELKVIKNPKKTRTGQYSTSEDILLKIQDKHPMVEHVLIYRQLQKLKSTYVEALPKEINPKTGRVHTVFAQTVAATGRLASNNPNLQNIPIRTERGQEVRKAFVAKDDEHLLLAADYSQIELRLIAGLSGDEAMINSFLNHEDIHTATAAKIYSIPINEVTRTQRSNAKTVNFGIIYGVSAFGLSEQTKLSRAESKDMIDAYFESYPMLKKYMDEQVALARKQGFVETILGRRRYLREINSRNHVVRSHAERNAVNAPIQGSAADIIKVAMVKLHKILNQEFKTKMLLQVHDELVFEVPKTELEAVQPIIKNTMENAVKFNVPLVVEAGVGENWFEAH, translated from the coding sequence ATGCTGACACCCGATAAAGATAAAAGACTTTTTTTGCTTGATGCTTATGCCTTGATTTTCAGAGGATATTATGCCTTTATCAAAAATCCAATAATCAACTCAAAAGGGCAAGACACATCGGCCATCATGGGGTTTATGAACTCGTTGCTTGATTTGCTCAGACGAGAAAAGCCAACACATTTAGCCGTAGTCTTTGATGTCGGGGAAATTCAAACTCTGCGGCACGACTATTTCCCAGAATATAAAGCGAACCGAAATGAAACGCCAGAAGGAATCTGTACTGCGGTGCCTTACATTCAAGAGATTTTAAACGCTATGCACATTCCTGTGCTGTTTGCTGCTGGCTATGAGGCTGATGATGTGATTGGAACGCTGAGCCGGAAGGCTGAAAAACAAGGCTACATAACTTATATGATGACGCCAGATAAGGATTACGCTCAGCTGGTGACAGATAAAGTGAAAATGTATAAACCTGCCTCTCGGGGCGGTGGCGTTGAAGTTTGGGGGATTGAAGAGGTGAAGAAAAAATTTGGTGTAGACCGTCCTGAACAAGTTGTTGATTACCTAGGAATGATGGGCGATAGCGTGGATAACATCCCGGGAATTCCAGGCGTGGGGGCAAAAACAGCTCAAAAATTTATAAAAGAATACGGCTCTCTCGAGGGATTGTATGAGAATATTGCGAAGTTGAGAGGAAAGCTGAAACAAAATGTAATGGAAAATAGAGAACTGGCTTTTCTCTCAAAAAAATTAGCAAAAATTATTACAGATGCTCCAGTAGACTTTATCGAAGAAAAATATACTGTTGATGTACCTGATTTTGATAAGGTTAAAGAAATTTTTGCAGAACTGGAATTTAGACGATTGCTAGAAAACATTTACAAAACCTATGATGTAGAAGACAAAACAGCTTCGGAATCTTTGCATGCACAAATCTCAATATTTGATGATGAGGGGGAAGAAGCTGTGAAGGATAAAATTTTTACAGATATTTCCACAACCAAACACCACTATCAGCTGGTAGATAGTGATTTACCTATAAAATTACTGATTCAGAATTTAGAGAAGCAAAAGCAAATCTGTGTAGATTGTGAGACGACAGCCATCAAGGCATTGGAAGCAGAACTAGTGGGCATCGCATTTTCTTATGAAGGCGGGAAAGGCTATTACGTTAAGTTCCCAGAAGATTTTGAGCAAGCGAAAGCCTTAGCTCAGAAATTTAAACCAATTTTAGAAAATCCTTCTATTCTGAAAATAGGACAAAATTTAAAGTACGATATGAAAGTGCTGAGCCAGTACGGGCTTCAGATTTCAGCACCAATTTTTGATACGATGGTAGCGCATTATGTGATAAATCCTGATATGCGACATAACTTGGATGTTTTGGCAGAAACTTATTTGAACTACAAAACAGTGAAAATTGAGGCACTCATCGGGAAAAAGGGGAAAAACCAAAAAAGCTTTAAAGAAGTTGATTTAGATACCCAAACTGAATATGCAGTAGAAGACACGGACGTGACTCTGCAACTGAAAGAAATATTTAGCCACAAGTTAAATGAAGTAAAGAAAGGAGAAGCATTATTGCAAGAAGTGGAATTCCCCTTAGTGCATGTCTTAGCAGGAATGGAACAAGAAGGAATCTCACTGGATACCAATGTCTTAGAGAATTTAAGCCAAGAACTAGAAACAGATTTAGCCAAGTTAGAAAAGCAAATCTTCTCAGACGCTGGGCATGAATTTAATATCAATTCCCCCAAGCAACTGGGAGAAATCCTCTTCGATGAGCTGAAGGTAATTAAAAATCCGAAGAAAACGCGCACAGGGCAATACTCGACCTCAGAAGATATTTTGCTTAAAATTCAAGACAAACACCCGATGGTGGAACACGTCTTAATTTATCGTCAATTACAAAAGTTAAAATCAACCTACGTAGAAGCTTTGCCCAAGGAAATCAATCCCAAAACGGGTAGAGTACACACCGTTTTTGCACAGACGGTAGCAGCTACTGGGCGATTGGCATCAAATAATCCCAATTTGCAAAATATCCCCATCCGTACCGAGCGCGGGCAAGAAGTAAGAAAAGCCTTTGTAGCAAAAGATGATGAGCATTTGTTGCTAGCAGCTGATTATTCTCAGATAGAGCTCCGCCTGATCGCTGGTCTGAGCGGCGATGAAGCGATGATAAATTCTTTTCTCAACCACGAAGACATTCATACAGCAACAGCCGCAAAAATTTATAGTATCCCAATCAATGAAGTTACCCGCACGCAACGGAGTAATGCCAAAACCGTGAATTTTGGCATCATTTACGGCGTTTCGGCGTTTGGGTTAAGTGAGCAAACCAAACTCAGCCGAGCCGAGTCTAAGGATATGATTGATGCTTATTTTGAATCTTACCCGATGCTAAAAAAGTATATGGATGAGCAAGTAGCTTTAGCAAGAAAACAAGGTTTTGTAGAAACCATATTGGGAAGAAGAAGATATTTGCGCGAGATCAATTCCCGAAATCATGTGGTAAGAAGCCACGCAGAACGAAACGCCGTAAACGCCCCAATACAGGGAAGCGCAGCAGACATCATCAAAGTTGCGATGGTGAAATTACACAAGATTTTAAACCAAGAATTTAAAACCAAAATGCTCTTGCAGGTACACGATGAATTGGTATTTGAAGTGCCAAAAACAGAATTGGAAGCCGTACAACCCATTATAAAGAATACGATGGAAAATGCTGTGAAGTTTAACGTACCGCTAGTCGTAGAAGCGGGAGTTGGTGAAAATTGGTTTGAAGCACATTAA
- a CDS encoding cupin, whose product MKTSSLIQNIEYNAEKPKVELLLDTEFTKEIRILLKAGQVMKEHQTPYPIVVELFEGKIDFGVEDEIHHLTKGDILTLSGKVPHDLKALEDSIIRLTLSKGDKIERVKEVSEK is encoded by the coding sequence ATGAAGACATCAAGTTTAATTCAAAACATTGAATACAATGCAGAAAAACCAAAAGTAGAACTTTTGTTGGATACAGAATTTACTAAAGAAATCAGAATTTTACTGAAAGCTGGGCAGGTAATGAAAGAGCACCAAACGCCATATCCTATTGTAGTTGAGTTATTTGAAGGTAAAATTGATTTCGGGGTAGAAGATGAAATTCATCACTTGACCAAAGGTGATATTTTAACTTTATCGGGCAAAGTTCCGCATGATTTAAAGGCTTTGGAAGACAGCATTATACGCCTTACTTTGTCTAAAGGAGATAAAATTGAACGTGTAAAAGAGGTTTCTGAAAAGTGA
- a CDS encoding hemerythrin domain-containing protein produces the protein MNPKPIKRKTELQGVSRDHHHALLLVWKINKGISNKIEPERIINYIGWFRKEHLEPHFTVEEEFMFPVLGNEHPKVQQALHEHIQLLSQAKNAENYKDLENFAKLLKNHIRFEERDLFQLIQEKATQEELDLIEKKHQDEKFCERTEDEFWK, from the coding sequence ATGAACCCAAAACCTATTAAAAGAAAAACAGAACTGCAGGGCGTGAGCAGAGACCATCATCACGCTCTTCTACTGGTTTGGAAAATAAACAAAGGAATTTCTAATAAGATTGAACCGGAGCGAATCATCAATTACATCGGCTGGTTTAGGAAAGAACATTTAGAGCCTCATTTTACTGTAGAAGAGGAATTTATGTTCCCCGTTTTGGGCAATGAACATCCTAAGGTTCAACAAGCTTTGCATGAGCATATTCAGCTTTTGAGCCAAGCTAAAAATGCTGAAAATTATAAGGATTTAGAGAATTTTGCTAAACTTTTAAAAAATCACATTCGTTTTGAAGAAAGAGATTTATTTCAATTAATTCAAGAAAAAGCTACCCAAGAAGAATTAGATTTGATTGAAAAAAAACATCAAGATGAAAAATTTTGTGAGAGAACAGAAGATGAATTCTGGAAATAA